The following coding sequences are from one Verrucosispora sp. WMMD573 window:
- the gatC gene encoding Asp-tRNA(Asn)/Glu-tRNA(Gln) amidotransferase subunit GatC yields the protein MAAISREEVAHLARLSRLAVTEEELDTFAGQLDVILQAVAQVGEVAAADIPPTSHSVPLTNVLREDVVSPCLTPEEALSGAPDAEEQRFRVPRILDEDVAS from the coding sequence ATGGCCGCCATCTCCCGCGAGGAGGTCGCGCACCTCGCGCGACTGTCGCGGCTCGCCGTGACAGAGGAGGAGTTGGACACCTTCGCCGGTCAGCTCGACGTGATCCTCCAGGCGGTCGCGCAGGTGGGCGAGGTCGCCGCCGCGGACATCCCGCCGACCTCCCACTCGGTGCCGCTGACAAACGTGCTCCGCGAGGACGTCGTGTCGCCGTGCCTGACGCCCGAGGAAGCGTTGTCGGGTGCCCCCGACGCGGAGGAGCAGCGGTTCCGCGTACCGCGGATCCTGGACGAGGATGTGGCCTCATGA
- a CDS encoding VOC family protein, whose translation MIGQLRSTVIDCPDPRALAGFYAELLGLPLIEDNSDGDDWVVLGGPPGHLPRLAFQRAPDLRPPAWPDPERPQQFHLDVTVDDIEVAEQAALALGARRLPGEGEGFRVYADPAGHPFCLCWD comes from the coding sequence ATGATTGGACAGCTGCGTTCGACGGTGATCGACTGTCCCGACCCGCGTGCGCTGGCCGGCTTCTACGCGGAGCTGCTCGGCCTGCCGCTGATCGAGGACAACTCCGACGGTGACGACTGGGTGGTGCTCGGCGGCCCGCCCGGCCACCTACCCCGGCTGGCCTTCCAGCGGGCCCCCGACCTGCGTCCGCCGGCCTGGCCCGACCCGGAACGGCCCCAGCAGTTCCACCTCGACGTGACGGTGGACGACATCGAGGTGGCGGAGCAGGCGGCCCTGGCCCTGGGCGCCCGCCGGCTACCCGGCGAGGGCGAGGGCTTCCGGGTCTACGCCGACCCGGCCGGCCACCCGTTCTGCCTCTGCTGGGACTGA
- the mnmA gene encoding tRNA 2-thiouridine(34) synthase MnmA — MRVLAAMSGGVDSAVAAARAVQAGHDVTGVHLALARNPQTYRTGARGCCTLEDSRDARRAADVLGIPFYVWDMADRFHADVVDDFVAEYAAGRTPNPCLRCNEKIKFAAVLDRAVALGFDAVVTGHHARLGPDGLLRRSVDAAKDQSYVLAVLTREQLDRSIFPLGDSTKAQVRQEAAERGLAVADKPDSHDICFIADGDTRGFLAQRLGETPGDVVDASTGAVVGQHAGAYAYTVGQRRGLHLDRPAPDGRPRYVLSITPKTNTVTVGPAEALEVSTVRATRPVWTGGRRPEGPIECEVQLRAHGVVVPAAVTVAGDTLHADLRHPVRGVAAGQAVVAYRPDPAGDIVLGSATISD; from the coding sequence GTGAGGGTGTTGGCGGCGATGTCCGGCGGCGTGGATTCCGCCGTGGCGGCGGCGCGGGCGGTGCAGGCCGGGCATGACGTGACCGGGGTGCACCTGGCGCTGGCCCGCAACCCGCAGACCTACCGCACCGGAGCGCGGGGCTGCTGCACGCTTGAGGACTCGCGGGACGCCCGGCGGGCCGCCGACGTGCTCGGCATCCCGTTCTACGTCTGGGACATGGCCGACCGCTTCCACGCCGACGTGGTCGACGACTTCGTCGCCGAGTACGCGGCGGGGCGTACCCCGAACCCGTGCCTGCGGTGCAACGAGAAGATCAAGTTCGCCGCGGTGCTGGACCGGGCGGTGGCCCTGGGGTTCGACGCGGTGGTCACCGGTCACCACGCCCGGCTCGGCCCCGACGGCCTGTTGCGCCGCAGCGTCGACGCGGCCAAGGACCAGTCGTACGTGCTGGCCGTGCTCACCCGGGAGCAGCTGGACCGCTCGATCTTCCCGCTGGGAGACTCGACCAAGGCGCAGGTCCGGCAGGAGGCCGCCGAGCGCGGGCTCGCCGTCGCCGACAAGCCGGACTCGCACGACATCTGCTTCATCGCCGACGGTGACACCCGGGGCTTCCTGGCCCAGCGGCTCGGCGAGACGCCCGGCGACGTGGTCGACGCGAGCACCGGTGCGGTGGTGGGGCAGCACGCCGGTGCGTACGCGTACACCGTCGGCCAGCGGCGCGGTCTGCACCTGGACCGACCGGCCCCGGACGGCCGGCCCCGCTACGTGCTCTCCATCACGCCCAAGACGAACACCGTCACGGTCGGCCCGGCGGAGGCGCTGGAGGTCTCGACGGTCCGTGCCACCCGCCCGGTCTGGACCGGTGGCCGGCGACCTGAGGGCCCGATCGAGTGCGAGGTGCAGCTGCGCGCCCACGGCGTGGTGGTGCCCGCCGCCGTCACGGTGGCCGGCGACACCCTCCACGCCGACCTGCGCCACCCGGTGCGCGGCGTGGCCGCCGGCCAGGCCGTCGTCGCGTACCGCCCCGACCCCGCCGGTGACATCGTCCTCGGCTCCGCCACCATCTCCGACTGA
- the gatA gene encoding Asp-tRNA(Asn)/Glu-tRNA(Gln) amidotransferase subunit GatA has translation MTDVTAMTATQIAGLVATGAASAVEVTQAHLDRIANVDGRVNAFLHVDAEGALAAARDIDARRAAGEELGPLAGVPVAVKDVLTTKGVPTTVGSKILEGWRPPYDSTIVERLRAAGTVMLGKTNMDEFAMGSSTEYSAYGPSRNPWDTDRIPGGSGGGSAAALAAYEAPLAIGSDTGGSIRQPGAVTGTVGAKPTYGGTSRYGLVAFCSSLDTPGPCARTVLDAALLHAAIGGHDPRDSTSIPAPVPDVVAAAKLGATGDLSGVRLGIVTEFGGEGAEPGVTAAFNEAVDTLTKLGAEIVEISCPHFRYALPAYYLIAPSECSSNLARFDGVRFGLRTGDDGNRSLEEVMSLTREAGFGPEVKRRIMLGTYALSSGYYDAYYGQAQKVRTLITRDFTAAFERVDALISPTTPFVAFPLGARTSDPYQMYLADLFTIPTNLYGGPGISVPCGLSDGLPVGLQVMAPTMADDRMYRIAAALESAVGTFTPPAL, from the coding sequence ATGACCGACGTCACCGCAATGACCGCGACGCAGATCGCGGGGCTCGTCGCCACCGGCGCGGCCTCCGCCGTCGAGGTCACCCAGGCTCACCTGGACCGGATCGCCAACGTCGACGGCCGGGTCAACGCCTTCCTGCACGTCGACGCCGAGGGCGCGCTGGCCGCCGCCCGCGACATCGACGCTCGCCGGGCGGCCGGCGAGGAGTTGGGGCCGCTGGCCGGGGTGCCGGTCGCGGTCAAGGACGTCCTCACCACCAAGGGGGTGCCGACCACCGTCGGGTCGAAGATCCTTGAGGGCTGGCGTCCGCCGTACGACTCGACGATCGTGGAGCGGCTGCGCGCCGCCGGCACGGTGATGCTCGGCAAGACCAACATGGACGAGTTCGCCATGGGTTCCTCCACGGAATACTCGGCGTACGGGCCGAGCCGCAACCCGTGGGACACCGACCGCATCCCGGGTGGTTCCGGCGGGGGAAGCGCGGCGGCGCTCGCCGCGTACGAGGCGCCGCTGGCGATCGGCTCGGACACCGGCGGCTCGATCCGCCAGCCCGGGGCGGTCACCGGCACCGTCGGCGCGAAACCCACCTACGGCGGCACCTCCCGGTACGGGCTGGTGGCCTTCTGCTCCTCGCTGGACACTCCTGGCCCGTGCGCGCGTACCGTGCTGGACGCGGCGTTGCTGCACGCGGCGATCGGCGGGCACGACCCGCGTGACTCCACCTCCATCCCGGCCCCGGTGCCGGACGTGGTGGCCGCGGCGAAACTCGGCGCGACCGGCGACCTGAGCGGGGTGCGGCTGGGCATCGTCACCGAGTTCGGCGGCGAGGGCGCGGAGCCGGGTGTGACGGCCGCCTTCAACGAGGCCGTCGACACGCTGACCAAGCTCGGCGCGGAGATCGTCGAGATCTCCTGCCCGCACTTCCGGTACGCGCTGCCGGCGTACTACCTGATCGCGCCCAGCGAATGTTCCTCCAACCTGGCCCGCTTCGACGGCGTCCGGTTCGGGTTGCGGACCGGCGACGACGGCAACCGGTCGCTGGAGGAGGTCATGTCGTTGACCCGGGAGGCCGGCTTCGGTCCCGAGGTCAAGCGGCGCATCATGCTCGGCACGTACGCGCTTTCCTCGGGCTACTACGACGCCTACTACGGGCAGGCGCAGAAGGTGCGTACGCTGATCACCCGCGACTTCACCGCGGCGTTCGAGCGGGTCGACGCGCTGATCTCGCCGACCACCCCGTTCGTCGCCTTCCCGCTCGGCGCGCGCACCTCCGACCCGTACCAGATGTACCTGGCCGACCTGTTCACCATCCCGACCAACCTGTACGGCGGGCCGGGCATCTCGGTGCCGTGCGGGCTCTCCGACGGGCTGCCGGTCGGCTTGCAGGTGATGGCCCCGACCATGGCCGACGACCGGATGTACCGGATCGCCGCCGCGCTGGAGAGCGCCGTCGGCACGTTCACCCCACCGGCACTGTGA
- a CDS encoding methionine synthase: MSDQGLPWGVGAATGLGSLPGTDIAEAQRIVLGELSDLPHLPELPARGPGADVIGRTGGLLVELPIELYAARWRVAPRPGRDLRRARDLMERDLDQLAEQAEEYAGPLKIQAAGPLTLAASIELPIGGRMLRDPGALRDLAGSLAEGLRGHVEAVTRRLPRASVLLQLDEPSLPAVLAGRVPTESGLGAYRAVESGDARGLLSTVVEAVGVPTVVHCCAPDVPLELLRTTGAIGVALDLSLLTDLDPLGEALDAGFGLLAGAAPTTPTGRAPTSAELAARVRTLWDRLGFPRRRLAEQVVVTPACGLAGADAAYARAVLAACRDAGRRLSEE, encoded by the coding sequence GTGAGTGATCAGGGGCTGCCGTGGGGAGTGGGTGCGGCGACGGGGCTGGGGTCGTTGCCGGGGACCGACATCGCCGAGGCGCAACGGATCGTTCTCGGTGAGCTATCCGACCTGCCTCATCTGCCGGAGCTGCCGGCCCGTGGGCCGGGCGCCGACGTGATCGGACGTACCGGCGGTCTGCTGGTGGAGCTGCCGATCGAGCTGTACGCGGCGCGCTGGCGGGTGGCCCCGCGTCCCGGCCGCGACCTCCGCCGGGCCCGCGACCTGATGGAGCGCGACCTGGACCAACTCGCCGAGCAGGCCGAGGAGTACGCCGGCCCACTCAAGATCCAGGCCGCCGGCCCGCTGACCCTGGCCGCCTCGATCGAGCTACCGATCGGTGGTCGGATGCTGCGCGACCCCGGCGCGCTGCGGGACCTCGCCGGCTCGCTGGCCGAGGGGCTGCGCGGCCACGTCGAGGCGGTGACCCGCCGGTTGCCCCGGGCGTCGGTGCTGCTCCAACTGGACGAACCGTCCCTGCCAGCGGTGCTGGCCGGCCGGGTTCCCACGGAGAGTGGTCTCGGTGCCTACCGGGCGGTGGAGTCGGGCGACGCCCGTGGATTGCTGAGCACGGTGGTCGAGGCGGTCGGAGTGCCGACCGTGGTGCACTGCTGCGCCCCGGACGTGCCGCTGGAGCTGCTTCGCACCACCGGAGCGATAGGTGTCGCGCTCGACCTGAGTCTGCTCACCGACCTCGACCCGCTCGGCGAGGCGCTCGACGCCGGGTTCGGGCTGCTGGCCGGTGCCGCGCCGACGACGCCGACCGGTCGCGCGCCGACCTCCGCCGAGCTGGCCGCCCGGGTACGCACCCTCTGGGACCGCCTCGGGTTTCCGCGCCGCCGCCTCGCCGAGCAGGTGGTGGTGACCCCCGCCTGCGGCCTGGCCGGGGCGGACGCGGCCTACGCCCGGGCGGTTCTCGCGGCCTGTCGGGACGCCGGGCGTCGGCTGTCCGAGGAGTGA
- a CDS encoding ADP-ribosylglycohydrolase family protein, translating to MISPAPQRAAGSLFGLAFGDALGKPTEFRTVAEIDQMYGPTGPRELVGDPALVTDDTQMALAVGWALHDAPTYTAEAVEPLLRRRFLDWAASPDNNRAPGMTCLRACAELSRGLPWQQATEAGSKGCGANMRVTPVGLLDIDLDTLAGLAQLQAGLTHGHPTGLAASELTAYAVRLLVDGAPLTDLPGLLTARARQQRTVYRADWLGELWQRPGERTPEEFIARGWDECLVALGRLDVTLAAPDDGDDPCRVTGAGWIAEEALTAALYCALRHPDAPVDALARGARSAGDSDSIAALAGAFVGAANGMAGWPVDWAGRIEYADQLAALAARLSHPGTTVRR from the coding sequence ATGATCAGCCCTGCACCTCAGCGCGCCGCCGGCTCGCTCTTCGGGCTCGCCTTCGGTGACGCCCTCGGCAAACCCACCGAGTTCCGCACCGTCGCCGAGATCGACCAGATGTACGGGCCGACCGGCCCGCGTGAGCTCGTCGGTGATCCGGCGCTGGTCACCGACGACACCCAGATGGCGTTGGCGGTGGGCTGGGCGCTGCACGACGCGCCGACGTACACCGCCGAGGCGGTGGAGCCGCTGCTGCGCCGCCGCTTCCTGGACTGGGCGGCCAGCCCGGACAACAACCGCGCCCCGGGGATGACCTGCCTGCGGGCCTGCGCCGAACTGTCCCGGGGCCTGCCCTGGCAGCAGGCGACCGAGGCCGGCTCGAAGGGGTGCGGGGCTAACATGCGGGTCACCCCGGTCGGGCTGCTCGACATCGACCTGGACACCCTCGCCGGGCTGGCCCAGCTCCAGGCCGGCCTGACCCATGGACACCCCACCGGACTGGCGGCCAGCGAGCTGACCGCGTACGCCGTGCGGCTGCTGGTCGACGGCGCTCCGCTGACCGACCTGCCCGGCCTGCTCACCGCCCGGGCCCGGCAGCAGCGCACGGTCTACCGGGCCGACTGGCTCGGTGAGCTGTGGCAACGGCCGGGCGAGCGGACGCCGGAGGAGTTCATCGCCCGCGGCTGGGACGAGTGCCTGGTGGCGTTGGGCCGGCTCGACGTGACCCTGGCCGCCCCGGACGACGGCGACGACCCGTGTCGCGTCACCGGCGCGGGCTGGATCGCGGAGGAGGCGCTCACGGCGGCCCTGTACTGCGCGCTCCGGCACCCGGACGCCCCGGTCGACGCGCTGGCCCGGGGTGCGCGGAGCGCCGGTGACTCCGACTCGATCGCCGCCCTCGCCGGAGCCTTCGTCGGTGCGGCCAACGGGATGGCCGGCTGGCCGGTGGACTGGGCCGGCCGGATCGAGTACGCCGATCAACTCGCCGCGCTGGCCGCACGGTTGTCCCACCCGGGGACTACCGTGCGGAGGTAG
- the ligA gene encoding NAD-dependent DNA ligase LigA → MSEEAVPQQVDAAQEAAGPEPTPQARERHTTLSQELTEHQYRYYVLDAPTISDADFDRQLRELEALEAEFPALRTPDSPTQRVGGTFSTDFTPVAHAERMMSLDNAFADEELAAWAERVERDAGGPVPYLCELKVDGLAINLTYEGGRLVRAATRGDGRTGEDVTANVRSIRDVPGRLTDSTEFGPAPDFIEVRGEIYFPVAAFADLNAGLVEQGKAPFANPRNAAAGSLRQKDPRITASRPLRLVVHGIGARRGFQPATQSESYAALTAWGLPTSDRWRVVPDLAGVRDYIAHYAAHRHDVEHEIDGVVVKVDPVPIQGRLGSTSRAPRWAIAFKYPPEEVNTTLLDIEVEVGRTGRVTPRAVLQPVRVAGSTVEYATLHNAREVERKGVLIGDTVVIRKAGDVIPEVLGPVVDLRPPDARAFVMPTTCPACGTPLAPAKEGDVDIRCPNSRSCPAQLRERVFHLAGRGAFDIEALGYKSGAALLDAQIITDEGDLFSLDAEQLARAPFFVNKDGSLGSNAVKLLDNLATARERDLWRVLVALSIRHVGPTAAQALARHFRSVEAIDQATEEELSSVDGVGPTIAASIREWFAVDWHREVVRKWAGAGVRMAEAAVQEGPRPLEGVTVVVTGTLGGFSRDQAAEAIQSRGGKVSGSVSKKTGFVVVGDNPGSKADKAASLKVPVLDEEGFQVLLDAGPEAARQVARVEE, encoded by the coding sequence GTGTCGGAGGAAGCGGTTCCCCAGCAGGTCGATGCGGCGCAGGAGGCCGCCGGCCCCGAGCCGACGCCGCAGGCGCGGGAGCGGCACACCACGCTCAGTCAGGAGCTGACCGAGCACCAGTACCGCTACTACGTGCTCGATGCACCGACGATCTCCGACGCCGACTTCGACCGCCAACTGCGCGAGTTGGAGGCGCTGGAAGCGGAGTTCCCCGCGTTGCGCACCCCGGACTCACCGACCCAGCGGGTCGGCGGCACGTTCTCCACCGACTTCACTCCGGTCGCCCACGCCGAACGGATGATGTCGCTGGACAATGCCTTCGCCGACGAGGAGTTGGCCGCCTGGGCGGAGCGGGTCGAGCGGGACGCCGGTGGTCCGGTGCCCTACCTGTGCGAGCTGAAGGTCGACGGGTTGGCGATCAACCTCACCTACGAAGGTGGCCGGCTGGTCCGGGCGGCCACCCGCGGCGACGGCCGCACCGGCGAGGACGTCACCGCCAACGTGCGCAGCATCCGGGACGTGCCCGGTCGGCTGACCGACTCGACGGAGTTCGGCCCGGCCCCCGATTTCATCGAGGTGCGGGGCGAGATCTACTTCCCGGTGGCCGCCTTCGCCGATCTCAACGCCGGCCTGGTCGAGCAGGGCAAGGCCCCCTTCGCCAACCCTCGCAACGCGGCGGCCGGCAGCCTGCGGCAGAAGGACCCACGGATCACCGCCTCGCGCCCGCTGCGCCTGGTGGTGCACGGCATCGGCGCCCGTCGCGGTTTCCAGCCGGCCACCCAGTCCGAGTCGTACGCGGCGTTGACGGCGTGGGGGCTGCCCACCAGCGACCGCTGGCGGGTGGTGCCCGACCTGGCCGGCGTTCGGGACTACATCGCGCACTACGCGGCGCACCGGCACGACGTCGAGCACGAGATCGACGGCGTGGTGGTGAAGGTCGACCCGGTGCCCATCCAGGGGCGGTTGGGTTCGACCAGCCGGGCGCCACGCTGGGCGATCGCCTTCAAGTACCCGCCGGAGGAGGTGAACACCACCCTGCTCGACATCGAGGTCGAGGTCGGGCGGACCGGCCGGGTCACGCCCCGGGCGGTGCTTCAGCCGGTCCGGGTGGCCGGCTCCACGGTCGAGTACGCCACCCTGCACAACGCCCGCGAGGTCGAACGCAAGGGGGTGCTGATCGGCGACACGGTGGTGATCCGCAAGGCCGGTGACGTGATTCCCGAGGTGCTCGGCCCGGTGGTCGACCTGCGTCCGCCGGATGCCCGAGCGTTCGTCATGCCGACCACCTGCCCGGCCTGCGGCACCCCGCTCGCCCCGGCGAAAGAGGGCGACGTCGACATCCGGTGCCCCAACTCGCGCAGCTGTCCGGCACAGTTGCGGGAGCGGGTGTTCCACCTGGCCGGGCGCGGCGCCTTCGACATCGAGGCGCTCGGCTACAAGAGTGGCGCCGCGCTGCTCGACGCGCAGATCATCACCGACGAGGGCGACCTGTTCTCGCTCGACGCCGAGCAGTTGGCCCGCGCTCCGTTCTTCGTCAACAAGGACGGCAGCCTCGGCAGCAACGCCGTCAAGCTGCTCGACAACCTCGCCACGGCCCGGGAACGTGACCTGTGGCGGGTGCTGGTGGCCCTCTCCATCCGGCACGTCGGGCCGACCGCCGCCCAGGCGTTGGCCCGACACTTCCGCTCGGTCGAGGCGATCGACCAGGCGACCGAGGAGGAACTCTCCTCAGTCGACGGTGTCGGCCCGACCATCGCCGCCAGCATCCGCGAGTGGTTCGCCGTCGACTGGCACCGCGAGGTGGTTCGGAAGTGGGCCGGGGCGGGCGTCCGCATGGCGGAGGCGGCGGTGCAGGAGGGGCCACGCCCGCTGGAAGGGGTGACCGTGGTGGTCACCGGCACGCTCGGCGGCTTCTCCCGGGATCAGGCGGCCGAGGCGATCCAGTCCCGGGGTGGCAAGGTCAGCGGCTCGGTTTCGAAGAAGACCGGCTTCGTCGTGGTGGGCGACAACCCCGGCTCCAAAGCGGACAAGGCGGCCAGCCTCAAGGTCCCCGTGCTCGACGAGGAGGGTTTCCAGGTGCTCCTCGACGCCGGCCCCGAAGCGGCCCGGCAGGTGGCCCGCGTCGAGGAGTGA
- a CDS encoding EAL domain-containing protein, with amino-acid sequence MESPDPRNLVPPGRTAQFATFVAAVLVVAVLVSANGLVSFASALPDLPAAFWTMAVLAVACDARPFLPPGRGQSSSAVFPSTCFTFAILLGWGLGPAVAVQAVAVVVSGVRMRHAPWRTAFNAGQYACSLAAAYAITRLGPGGIYDGAALGWSDIVAIGGAGVAWFAVNYGLVTTAVRLRFGERWWPNAWHGLPFELLSTGSLLLLAPVLVTAARASAALVPLVLVPLFAVYRMARLTVEQHQLAGLDPLTGLPNRKALLAEVNEQVHRHAERAARGEPETRLALLLIDLDRFKNVNDALGHAVGDRLLVEVSARLTDVVAPPQMVARLGGDEFAIVMTALTGVDQARTLADQVVQALAEPVPLDGLPLDVGGSIGIALFPDHGEDFATLMRHADVAMYDAKHRNDTVAVYTAESDHNSAERLGLLADLRRVLEVGASARADRSASAEATTVRGGDGAVLPTSAPLQEPGGIRRWSRRRRRPRVLRHDDELIARIITGADPTLRRAARDGGSDAAPPDGAVWSRTRGQPDPGGGGADPGCDRSDAEPVTDAGEIMMYYQPQVAIVTGEVVGVEALLRWRHPRRGMVDPEELIRVAEQSAVMRLLTRRVVDDVVEQLAKWSAAGLGLRAALNVSVRDLHTGEIADQIADRLARYGVAPERLQLEITEGALMADPRRVLTTITRLHRIGVGIALDDFGTGYSSLQHLRRLPLSEVKVDRSFVLGMAEDADDAAIVRSTIELAKALGLRVVAEGVEDERTWRMLHAAGCDAAQGWFYARPMPAEELVAWLARYRPLRPLGGHDEAEIPRRHAR; translated from the coding sequence ATGGAGTCGCCCGATCCGCGCAACCTCGTCCCGCCCGGGCGGACGGCGCAGTTCGCGACGTTCGTCGCGGCTGTGCTCGTGGTGGCCGTGCTCGTCTCGGCGAACGGGTTGGTGTCGTTCGCCTCGGCCCTGCCCGACCTGCCGGCGGCGTTCTGGACGATGGCGGTGCTCGCCGTGGCCTGCGACGCCCGGCCATTCCTGCCGCCCGGTCGCGGGCAATCCTCCTCGGCGGTCTTCCCCTCGACCTGCTTCACCTTCGCGATCCTGCTCGGTTGGGGGCTCGGCCCCGCGGTCGCGGTGCAGGCGGTCGCCGTCGTGGTGTCCGGGGTCCGGATGCGACACGCGCCCTGGCGGACGGCGTTCAACGCCGGGCAGTACGCCTGCTCGCTGGCGGCGGCGTACGCGATCACCAGGCTCGGCCCCGGCGGGATCTACGACGGCGCGGCGCTGGGCTGGAGCGACATCGTCGCGATCGGTGGCGCGGGGGTCGCCTGGTTCGCGGTCAACTACGGGTTGGTCACCACCGCGGTGCGGCTGCGCTTCGGGGAGCGGTGGTGGCCCAACGCCTGGCACGGCCTGCCCTTCGAGCTGCTCTCCACCGGGTCGTTGCTGCTGCTCGCGCCGGTGCTGGTAACCGCCGCCAGGGCCAGTGCCGCCCTGGTGCCGCTGGTGCTGGTGCCGCTGTTCGCGGTCTACCGGATGGCCCGGCTCACCGTGGAGCAGCACCAGTTGGCCGGACTCGACCCGCTCACCGGGCTACCCAATCGCAAGGCGTTGCTGGCCGAGGTCAACGAGCAGGTGCACCGGCACGCCGAGCGTGCCGCCCGAGGAGAGCCCGAGACGCGCCTCGCCCTCCTCCTGATCGACCTGGACCGGTTCAAGAACGTCAACGACGCGCTCGGCCATGCCGTCGGCGACCGGCTGCTGGTGGAGGTGAGCGCCCGGTTGACCGACGTGGTCGCGCCACCGCAGATGGTCGCCCGGCTCGGCGGCGACGAGTTCGCGATCGTGATGACCGCGCTAACCGGTGTAGACCAGGCCCGTACGCTGGCCGACCAGGTCGTCCAGGCCCTCGCCGAGCCGGTGCCGCTGGACGGGCTGCCGCTGGACGTCGGCGGCTCGATCGGCATCGCCCTGTTTCCGGATCACGGCGAGGACTTCGCCACCCTGATGCGGCACGCGGACGTGGCCATGTACGACGCGAAGCACCGCAACGACACCGTCGCCGTCTACACCGCCGAGTCCGACCACAACTCCGCCGAGCGGTTGGGGCTGCTGGCCGACCTGCGCCGGGTGCTGGAGGTCGGTGCGTCGGCGCGGGCCGACAGGTCCGCGTCGGCCGAGGCGACCACCGTGCGCGGCGGGGACGGCGCGGTGCTGCCCACCTCCGCGCCGCTTCAGGAGCCGGGCGGCATCCGGCGGTGGAGTCGGCGGAGACGTCGCCCCCGGGTGTTGCGCCACGACGACGAGCTGATCGCCCGGATCATCACCGGCGCGGACCCGACCCTGCGCCGGGCGGCCCGGGACGGGGGTTCGGATGCTGCGCCGCCCGACGGCGCGGTGTGGTCGCGGACGCGTGGCCAGCCGGATCCCGGCGGTGGCGGAGCGGATCCCGGCTGCGACCGCTCCGACGCTGAGCCGGTCACGGACGCGGGCGAGATCATGATGTATTACCAGCCGCAGGTCGCCATCGTCACCGGCGAGGTGGTCGGGGTGGAGGCGCTGTTGCGCTGGCGGCACCCACGCCGGGGAATGGTCGATCCGGAGGAACTGATCCGGGTCGCCGAGCAGAGCGCGGTGATGCGGCTGCTCACCCGCCGGGTCGTCGACGACGTGGTGGAGCAGCTCGCCAAGTGGTCGGCGGCCGGCCTCGGGCTGCGGGCGGCGTTGAACGTCAGCGTGCGGGACCTGCACACCGGCGAGATCGCCGACCAGATCGCCGATCGGCTCGCCCGCTACGGCGTGGCGCCGGAGCGGCTGCAACTGGAGATCACCGAAGGCGCGTTGATGGCCGACCCGCGTCGGGTGCTGACCACCATCACCCGGCTGCACCGGATCGGGGTGGGCATCGCGCTTGACGACTTCGGCACCGGCTACTCCAGCCTTCAGCACCTGCGCCGACTGCCGTTGTCGGAGGTGAAGGTCGACCGTTCGTTCGTCCTCGGCATGGCCGAGGACGCCGACGACGCGGCGATCGTCCGCTCGACGATCGAGTTGGCCAAGGCGCTGGGGCTGCGGGTGGTGGCCGAGGGCGTGGAGGACGAGCGGACCTGGCGGATGCTGCACGCGGCCGGCTGCGACGCCGCCCAGGGCTGGTTCTACGCCCGGCCGATGCCGGCCGAGGAACTGGTCGCCTGGCTGGCCCGGTACCGTCCGCTCCGCCCGCTGGGCGGCCACGACGAGGCGGAGATCCCCCGCCGGCACGCCCGCTGA